CCGCCCCGTTGACGGGACCGTGACTGTCGGAAAGTATGGCCTGGGTCGTGATCAGGAGCAGAGACCCTGAAGTCCCCATCAGGAGGGCCCCGAGTATCGTTCCCGCGGTGGCGGGGCTCGACGCCAGAAGGATGGCACCGACCGCCATCCCCGCTCCGCCGCCCCAGAGGCTTGCCCGGCGCCCCCACCACCCGATCGCACGCTCACCGAGCAGACCGATCAGCACCCCACCAGAGGCGAAGGCGCTGAAGTGCAGGCTGGCCACCGTGTAGCTGAAACCGCGCTCGGTTTTCAGGAACGGCATGATGGGGCCGAGGGAGGTTTCGAGGTAGGCAAAGTATCCCACGAGGGCGTAGACGACCCACGTCAACCGGTTCCTGACGAAGCCACTCTCCGCCCCTGTCTCTTCTTTCCCTTCTTGGTGTCTTTCCACGGCGTTAGTGTAGCCTTATATGGATATGGAAGGAGATATCGCTGCGCGTTCTTTGCCCTGCGCATCAGGGAACTCCGGACGTGTGGAAAGGAGGACGATGGGAGCGAGAGGTCTTACACACGTGAGCGTCGGAGCGTGCGACCTGGATGCTTCATCGCGGTTCTACCGGGAGCTCTTCGGTATGGAGGAGATCCCCTCCCCCAACTTCCCATTACCGGTGCGCTGGCTACGGCTGGGCGATCTCCAGCTGCACCTCTTCCAGACCGACGATCCGCCCCCTCGCGCCTATCACTTCGGGATAGACGTGGACGACTTCGAGAAGGTCTACGAGAGGTCGCGCGAGCTGGGTGTACGGGTGGAAGAAGGCTACTACTCGAAGGTCTACGAACTGCCGGATGGCGCCGTTCAGCTCTACCTGCGCGACCCTGCGGGCAATCTGGTCGAGGTGAACCACCCAGACTCCTCCTCCCTCGATCACTCGGTCGTCTCCGATCTCCAGCCACTGCCAGCTCCCCAGACCAGAAGCACAGCCTCCGCTCGACTCTATCAGGCACGAAGCGGCAGACCGGACGGCCCCAGTCTGAAGGGATGACTCGCCACCTCTGATCCATTTGCCAGCTACAGCACAACATGTTATCGTGCAAAGACGCTGCAACTTCGGCCCAGAGTCGGCGCGGCCGCATCCCGGGCCGGGAGTTCGGATAGGAAGGAGCGCTTTGTCGCAGGCGGAGTTGAGGAGGGAGGTGCTCGAGATCGTCCACAGGATGGACGGGTTGGGGTTCACGGCGGGCACCTTCGGAAGCGTCAGCGCCAGAGTCTCGGCGAGCTCCATGCTGATCACCCCGGATGGGGACGGGCGGGAGGAGAGCCTCCTGCTCGCAGATTACCGGGGCGAGGTGTTGGAGGGAGACCTGGCACCTCCCGCCGAGGTACTCGTGCACGCCCGCGTCTATCTCGCGCTGCCCGCCGTCGAAGCCGTGGTCTGCGCTCAGCCACCGTATGCCACGGTGCTGGCGTGCCTCGGGTGGGAGATCCCCCCGCTGCATCCCATGCTCACGATCCTCTCGGAGGACGGTCACGTGCCGGTCACGCGGCGCGCTCCCTACGGAACGGAGCAGTTCGCCCTCAGCGTGGAGGGGGAGCTCTCTGAAGGGCGGCGGGCGTGCCTGGTGCGGAGCAGCGGGGCGGTCGTCCTGGGGGAGCATCCAGAGGATGCCCTCTCGAACCTCTTCCTGCTGGAAGAAGCCTCCAGGCTGTACTATCGCGCCATGCTCGCTGGGGAGCCAGAGATCCTCGGGCAGGATGAGATCCTGGAGGCGGCGAGGAG
The DNA window shown above is from Rubrobacter calidifluminis and carries:
- a CDS encoding VOC family protein, translating into MSVGACDLDASSRFYRELFGMEEIPSPNFPLPVRWLRLGDLQLHLFQTDDPPPRAYHFGIDVDDFEKVYERSRELGVRVEEGYYSKVYELPDGAVQLYLRDPAGNLVEVNHPDSSSLDHSVVSDLQPLPAPQTRSTASARLYQARSGRPDGPSLKG
- a CDS encoding class II aldolase/adducin family protein; this translates as MSQAELRREVLEIVHRMDGLGFTAGTFGSVSARVSASSMLITPDGDGREESLLLADYRGEVLEGDLAPPAEVLVHARVYLALPAVEAVVCAQPPYATVLACLGWEIPPLHPMLTILSEDGHVPVTRRAPYGTEQFALSVEGELSEGRRACLVRSSGAVVLGEHPEDALSNLFLLEEASRLYYRAMLAGEPEILGQDEILEAARRITAAPRIGGGPSPGLDTADPPLC